The region GAGtataaacaaaaatttaaaaaaaaaaaaaaaaggaagtaaaacaaTATATGGAATTCATAAACATGCAGCCACATCAGGAAAATAGTTTATCCGAACAGCCGATGTGAATCGACGAGGGCCAATAAACAATGAACTTCAGCTCacctgcagcactgcagctgaGGTCGTCAGTAAAATTCGCtataatttttgtttctttactcAATGTGTGTGATGAAATTTCACTGCATAGTCTTTAACCAAAAGGCCCTCTTCACTGCTTGCTATATGTCCACTATATcaataatgaaattattcattaCACATATATAAAGCTAATGCAagttactgaaaaaaaaaaaaaaatcagttgacCTTCCACATAACAGACAGACTAAgaattgttattatttaacCTATTACAGGTGTAGGTAtgttttgtttatcattttgtaTGCTTCGGTCTTGTTGAGAGGTAAAATTCTGAGGCAATATTCCTTCAATAGTACAGTAGCTGCTGTAGGGAAAGGCGCTGGTCCCCTCAGGCATTAAAAGCCGCAGTGAACCCTTTGCTGTGAcgtttctctgcctctttcagTTTCTCCCACATTTCCGTTGGGAAAAGGAACGTAAGGTTCACAGCATtggcggggaggggggggcacaaTGGAGGGAGTGGCTGTGTTTCACATCTGATTACTGTGCCCATGGAAACGGATGATTGGAGGATCCCTTTGCCCTTGACATGCAATCTCTGGAGATCTGGGCAACCGCTGGTAGCCTTACCAACCTACTGTACCTGCCATGTGCGTAGATTTAGCTCATTGCTGTTAAcggaaacaacagcagcagcagcagcagcagcagcatctctccttctcctgctctgagCCATTTTGATTCTCCTACAGGAAagttgtgaaaataaatttcCCCTTGAAGTCATTTTATGTTTGCTTTCTCTTACTTGGCGTGTTCAGTAGGTTCCAACCTGCAGTGACCTTATAGCCACAAGTTCGCCCCTTGAGCTGGAGTGGGATTGTGAATAAACCAAGAGGCGGTCAGTGATGAGGGGAGTCAGTGGCTTCGTTAGTTGGTTCAATGCTGCTGCTGGCCCTTTGAACTCACAGCGCTCAGATCATAGCAGAGTATGCAGTCTCACACCTCATCATTTCATACACTCTAATTCAGGAGCATATATAACACCTCACTTCACAGCCACCTGACTAACTCAAAGGGCCATCTGCGGAAAGGCAGAAACCATAGGGCtggtcagtttgtttttaatttgttctgaGCCTTCATTGACACGGGCgggcaggagggagggggggcttgtttttctgattaGAGAGGACAAGGGCCGAAGTGTAAAAGCTCCAGTAATGGGAGAAACTTCACATGCACTTTGGTTTCCTCAGTGTAGTAAGTATAGACAAAGCTGCTGTTCATCTCAACCACAAGCAAAGCATTATCACAGGAAACAATGCTGAATATCAAACAGTCCCTGACAGAAATATGGTGctcacaaccaaaacaaaccccCACCTGGCTCCCAAGAGGAACAGTCAGAGGCCAAGTGCTTTGGCGGTACAAACATCAGGGACACAGGCAGAGGGCTGAGCATGGATTCAGTGAAATCCTTAAATTGAGAATTTGGTTGATTTCGGCTGACAATGTCATTCTTTTTGCTCCAAACTGAGCGCCTTTCATGGTGGCTGCCATGGTAACGCAATCTGAAAGTCGGCAAGCAATTGGTACCAGTTTCTGCCAAGGCCCAGACTGACTGGTAGGCTTGAGATAAGCAGCATTTCTGACTCTTAATGTTGGATTGTAAAACCTGAACAACAGAGGACAGCTTCCTTAGTCAGGCACCGTTCCACATGTGCAGAGTGAATGTGACAATCAGACAGCTAGCAAATCCCCAGTACGATGCTGCGGCACTGGCAGGAATTATTCTGCGTTAAAAGAATGTTTGGCTTGTATCTGGCACAATTAACACATCTCATCCTTGGCTAAATAATCCTGATCCCCTAATGTGCTTATTGCAGTGGGATGCATCTCTGCCAGTGACATGTCTCTGTCTGGCTGTGTGGGTTCATATGTCTGTGGAAATGGCATGCTATAGAGGGATTCATTAGCTAAAGCTACTCCTCTCCTTTTAGTGAATGAACGAGGAAGGCACAGCGGAGACAGCAGGCCTGCTCCTCCACCGTCATGGTAATAACCATGGCTACACACACCAGGGTATttattcttcctctctcccaccaACACAAAAATTGCTCTGTTAACATCCGGATTAGACATGAATATTGCTGCCGGTGTATTATTACTATCTATGTCTGTAATGATAGTCACTTATTTCTttatgcaattaaaaaaaattgaattaagtaattttgaaaatatggTGTAATGGTGAAGAGATGGCCAAAACTTTAAGTGGGTCCACAATTTAGTTCAGCTCAGATAGAAATCAGACTACAAGCCATGCTAGTGATGGAGGTGCAATTCTATATTTAAGCACAGTGATGAGGATGCTAATATGCTGATGTTCAGCAGGTGTAATGTTGGACTCATTTGGTTTGTCCAACATTTGCTATTTAACATTAAATGCAAAGCACAGGCAAGACTGATGGTTAATTGAACAGATATCTATTATATATCTGTTCAATTAACCATCAGCATTAGGTAACATTATGTATTAATCACAATGAAGAAATCATCATAGTCATAATTATAATTGCTATAGTTCATCTTGTGAGCATCAATGCGCGGACCGAATTACACAAAGAACCTTTAAGATCCATGAATATCTACAAAGAATTTAACCCAATTAATGCGCAGACTTGGAATAATTCTCATGGTTAAAACTTTGTCCTTCTGATGacacaacattcattcaatTGGCAACCTTAATGGTAATACTTGAGATATTAAAAGCAGGATCACACTGTGGGTATTATAGTGAGCACAAAGGGTTAAATCTGCTTCTGATGTTCCAGTATGAGCCCATTTCGACCCTGATGTTTGTTTACACTTCAAGATACATATTTATCTAAACTACACTGAGAAAGATTTATGGCTCACAGGTGTCAGGTAAGTAATGTAGagatggcaaagaaaaaaaatctcagaggagaaaagaaatgttctTGAGACACTCAACCAACTATGACAATAGATCAATGAGATTGCATATATCTGATTCATAATCAGTGTGACTCTGAGTGATGAGCACGAGGAAACAAACTGATAAGATTCAGCAGGACAGCAAATCAATTTGCCTTGAcacagagaaaattaaacacaGCAAGGATGATGTTTGGTGGCCATGCTCGACTGTGCATGTTTACAATTAATTCTCCAGTTTGTAAACCAGGGACACAGCCCTCAGCGTACTTGTTGCTATAGTTAGTCTCACAATTTAATCTCTTGTGTCCTAGTGGCAGGATAACCATTATGCTGCTGCTACATTTATAAGCACACACATTTGTTATGTGGCTGTTTTGGCAGTCAGTGCACACAAATCAGCTTTATGGCTATTAATAAGCATCCTGGGCCCATTTGCCATGCTGTGTACGTTACTGCAttgacacacagcagcatgatATACAGTTTGTTCCTGTCAGCCATGAGGGCAGTTGATGAACTTGGCATTAAACTAGAGGACAGCCATTTCTCCAAACTGACTGAATGGACAAATGGAAGATGTATATCTCTCCAGGCTCCACTGATGGACCATTGCAGAATCAACAGGGATAAGCTGTCAGTTTTCCACTCTCTGCTGGGCCATTACAAGACAGAGAGCCGGCCATTTGAAAAAGACAACATAACAAATATCACCTTCGGATGAAGTGGTGAAACTAGGGCGGGGAATTAGGGAGCAGCCAAACAGCTATTCATCATTCCACTGGATTCTGGCCCCTTTCTGATGTTATCAActactctgtctctctctttcttcccgGCATGACCACCTCTACCTCTCCTCTTCTACACTTCTCCTTTTTAAGGAGGCCACTGTGACataagcagcagcagtagcGATAATAAGACATTCTTGAAATTCCCCCTTTATTAAACTTTAATTAGGGAATTACCAAGAGGGGGCAGAAGTGTTGAGATTTGGTGGAAAGAGGGCAGAACGAGGGCTCCAAGGTCATCAGAAGTAGAGATAAGACCCTTATTGCCATGAGACACATGTTATGTTGTGTTATCCTACCATTTCACTGTTTTACcagctgaacaaaaacatgagaATCGCTCATGGGAAAAGATCAAATGGGATACTGCGTAGACTGGATCCAATTTCAGAGCAATAAGATAGCTGAGTTATCTTTGTTTATGGAGAGGAAACATACATTATCCAATGATAGACCTtccatggaaaaagaaaaatcaaaaggtCTTATCCATTGTGGCATTTTTGCTCCCACAATTAGTCTGGGTGTTCCACTGCAGAGGGGTAGAGATACAAAGCTTTCTGGGGCTGCAGCTCATATCTGTCACAATGCAATGCATTCCCTTCAGGCTGCAAGAGTTAATCTATACCACCAGGTTATCACTGAAGCCAGGGTTATTTTTAGCAGCTTTCATTACACTTTTCTATCCTGCAGCCAGATTGGAGGGGTTGAGATTTGTCAGGAAAATCATGAGATGTTCTTCCTTGAAATCTCAGTGCTGAACAGTAGCTGACAGCTTGCCATGGCAGGAGACATCTAAATTGTCTCATTATGGACCTGGGTTATGACAGTCGAGCCACCCTGAGAGGAACGGCAGACGAGCTGTGAGAGCCGAGTTACAATTACTTTACCATCTTgaattgcagtgtgtgtgtgtgtgtgtgtgtgtgtgtgtgtgtaactacTGAGTAAGACTCCAAACGTGTTTGCAGCACCTGTTAAACTAGCCTGCAGCTCAAACTTCAGCAGGCCATAGAGTGATACTGTAGTTACTGCAGGTATCACTGAGACATTGCGGTGCCATTGTGTTTTTACCAAAAGTGCTTGTTGAAAGATCATACAGCAGTGtcacttttgtcattttttttctctggcaATGCCGTAACATTATGCAAATTCTTGAACAGATTATGATAAAACATGCAGTAGGACCCCACTTTAAACATTGTTGTATTTCATAACGTTGTATTTTCACTCGTCCCTATCATGTCAGGCTTGTAACCCGAGACCAGTGGATGCAGTTGGACaaatcatttcagaaaacagTTTGGTTTAAGCTTGCTGAGACCTTTGCTAGCACAAACAATAGCCTGCGTCTTCTGCATTTAAATTCTGAGGGCAATTCAGGGCGAGTTTAAGTACCCCCAACATCCACCCCCACGCAATAAAATACTTCTATTATTCCCAAAATCTATTCAAATACAGAGTATATTAACATGGAGCCACTTGGATTTGAAAGAAATTAGCTGAATGCCTTcagaatgtgtgaatgtgcctCATTCACTGTGTATTTGGAACAATAACAACAGGATAATATGCAGATTATTGGTCCTGGGGGCATATATGGGCTTTAGATGTGGAAATATGCAACAGAGACTTTGCCTGCTGCAAATGAATTAGCCCACTGTTTGTGCACAAATATAGTGTGTAATGTGCTTGCAGAAGAAGATTAGTGTGGAAATGGAACTTGAGATGTCTGGCATTTCAGGGATATGCATTGAAAACATTCAACAAGCTGTCTGGCTCAGTCATGCAGCTCACCATTGTTTAAACCGTGAAAGCTAAAAAGCCTTTTCCTCTGAGGTTgctcttttaaaaatgttcaatatGCCACAGTTGGTCATCAATAAAGAAAGGTTGCAGGTTTAGTTTCCCCATCTAATGGCATCTTGAATTTTGCTCTCCAAGAAAGTCATCCTATGCAATGACTGATCTTGGCCATCAGATACATGAGTTTTTTGGGTATCATGGGCAGTTTTTCAAAAGAATGTTTCGATCAGGCTGCGTCTTCAGGGTCACAGCTGAGCTTTGTTCATATAACAGCCTCAGCACATCCAGATTCGCTGACCGAAGAAATGAATCTGAGGGAACCCAAAAACTAGAGAGTATCATGGTTTTGTAAGCTGCTCAGCCACCGTCCTCTGTGTTCTTGCTGCTTCTCCAAACCTCTGCGCTTTGTCTGGCCTTATCTTAAGCTGCGTCCTTACCTAAGCACCCGTAAACCCAAGGAGGGGTTTACTCTTGGGAATTCTAAAAATGGTGCCAGTGTCTCAgcaaagaggagacaggaatGTCATGACCCCATGAGAGTGATGTCAATCAGCATTTTGAGGGGAAACCCTCAACGGggatttgtagtttttttttgtgagaagcAGAAGGTCTTGAAAATCCAGAAGGCAAGCAAGCTTTCTGAAATTGACGCCTCTCCAGGGGGTCATCTTGGCTTTTGCTTGGggctacaaaataaaaatgtagagtTTTAAAGATTGATTTGGGTTATTTAGGAGGCAAGGGGGGGTCcaatgacagaatgacagagGTTTTTTATTGGGTTAAATTATGAGAAATGTTGGGTCCATTGTTTGTTTACCCCATACAGGTGCTAAAAGTCACAATGTATCTGAGCCTCTGCATTTAGTTATTTTAATCTGTCCCTGAAGAGTCCACAGAACCTAACGGAGCTCAGCTATATTTTAACAGCTCCAATTCACTGACTTAAGTTTTTATGAGCTTActgaaatgttattaaaattagaaatgaatTGCTCAGTAAAGCACTAACAGTGTGTGATCAATGAGATCTTTAAGCACAAAATATAAAGGTCCTGCTCTgcttttaatcaaattttattgggtgtagtaaaaaaaaaataaatcacttgtATTAGATATCCCACTGCAACAAAAGCTCTCCTGCAAATcgtgaaaagaaaaatcccagGATCTCTGAAAGGAGGTGATGTTAAAGGGTCACAGAGACATTTGAGGTGGACGTAGCCATTTAGAAAAGAGGGGCTTTAAGGGATCAGGCCACACTTATTGAGAGATGACCAAGAACATCTGGGAacactctcaaacacacacacacacctaagaCTCTCCCACACATCCTCTGATAGACACAGTGCTATTAAACTCATCTCTAATCTTGGATCAAACACTGCGACAGGATGCACCTCCAGAAGATCTGGTGCTGTGCGGTGTTTGTAATCTtaagggagagtgagagagacatgaGACACAAGGGTTTGGGCTCTGTCTATCTGCAAGAGCTTTGGTTCAACCAAGTTGACTTCATGAGCTAAAACTCTGGGTGGGCTTTGAGAggcccacacacacgcacaaacttATCTATACATGTCTCTTGTTTCCCTCATCCATTTCCACCGTGATCCCTCTTTGGATCTTGCAACACATTTTCCTAAGGCATTGATAGACTTGGCTcatgatcaaatcaaatgtggTACTTTTGGTGGGTGGCAGCCAACTCTGAATCCAATTGGGCcaacttgtgtgttttgtgtgtcctccAGGTCCCATGGCCTCCATGAAGCATGGCAGAGAGCTGGAAGAGGCTTCTACAGTGAGAAAAATGGTCCAGCAAAGTGCAGGCGGTCAAACCCACAGATCAGCCGGCTGGAAGAAGAGACGCCAACGACCCCATCTTTCCCAAAAGGGGCCCATGCCGTTCTAGAGCAAGGTGAGTGTCTGTCAGTCAGGGGGGATGAAATGATGGTtgagtttttcagcagtggGATAAAATGCTTTCTACCCACTGTGGTGTGAGCTGCTGTTGCCCATGGCCAGCTTTCAGGCCAACTTTCTGTCAAGGCAGAGCTGCTAAttttccaaaggaaaaaaagtgcaaaagcGCTTTCCGACATATTAAGTCATAGCTGCTGAGTAGTGAGGAAACAATTTCCTCGAGGACTTTATAAGAGGAATATGATGTTGAATCTGAAACAGTTTGCCGGCACAATCAGTTTGGATGTTTTCGATGGCGAAAAGGAAATGCAAACTCTTACAGGAGCACTGGAAACTGTTAATGACCATTGCAGCCAGACTCAGCTCCAACACAAGGATGTTATTGTTGGCACTGAAAAAAGTTCACGTCTTAACAGCTTATTGGACTTCAGCCTACCAGCTTGCATGCCTCCGTAGTACAACAGAGACTGTTTCTAAACATACGTCATGTAGCTCCTCGTATGGGAGACAGTTATACTTAGAAACCTAACCTTTGAATCAATTCATCCAGTATAAATCATTTCTCTCCACCTGATTAAGTCAATTAAAACTCCTTTTCCAAAGATAATACTTGGGGGAGTTCTGTTTCCGAGTTGTAATACTTTTCCCCTCACAGGAATATTTAAGTTGCTGTCAAGTAAAACAAGGATTTATGCTGCAACTCTTTTACACAATGTTTTACTTATCACCTTTTCACGGTCTGGTTTTCTTTCCTCAACCAAAACAAACTCTCGGTATTTCTTCAAAAAATATATCAAGCTTCATTGAGAAACCAAAACACACTACATCTAATTAAACAACATGATTAGATTTACAGTATATATAGATTTAACCACTCTTGCTAATGTTTGCATGCCActcaaaacagaagaaaactgcaGCACAATTATGTTCTGGCACTAAGAAGCACAGGATCCGTTCACATGTCTGTCCCAGACGCCGTGAGAGACAGGGAAGCTTGACAAAACACAATATCACTGCAGGAGGTGTTGACCATACAACGCTGACCTGCAGAGGTCCACCATAAATTAACACCATGGTGAGGGGTGGCTGCAGCCAGAGAGTATCTCAGCATGGTTAATCAGTTTTCAGGAAAAAGGGATCAAAGCCATAGTAGTTTGAAAGCTCCATTCTCTCAAACTGCCAGAGGAGTTTTACAATCTATAGCGAATTATggatcattatt is a window of Echeneis naucrates chromosome 10, fEcheNa1.1, whole genome shotgun sequence DNA encoding:
- the apln gene encoding apelin codes for the protein MNVKILTLVIVLLVSLLCSASAGPMASMKHGRELEEASTVRKMVQQSAGGQTHRSAGWKKRRQRPHLSQKGPMPF